A single genomic interval of Bacteroidetes bacterium GWF2_43_63 harbors:
- a CDS encoding fumarate hydratase, class II, with the protein MEYRKEKDSMGLVDVPADKYWGAQTQRSKDNFKIGETLMPTEIIEAFAILKKAAALVNNDLGKLSADKAKLIAEVCDEISMGKLDDQFPLVVWQTGSGTQSNMNVNEVIANRGHVIAGGKLTDEKKTLHPNDDVNKSQSSNDTFPTAMHIAAYSMLVWHTIPALEKLRDALKAKSDAWTTIVKTGRTHLMDATPLTLGQEFSGYVSQLDHGIRAIKNSLLHLSELPLGGTAVGTGLNAPVGYDVKVAAKIAELTKLPFITAENKFESLSAHDAIVEASGALKSVAVSLMHIANNIRLLASGPRCGIGEILLPENEPGSSIMPGKVNPTQPEAVTMVCAQVIGCDAAITAGGMGGHFQLNVFMPVMIYNFLFAARLIGDACHSFTDNCVVGIEPNYAAIQKNMESSLMLVTALNSHIGYDNAAIIAKKAHKEGLSLREAAIESGLVTPEQFDEWVDPSKMI; encoded by the coding sequence ATGGAATACAGAAAAGAAAAAGACAGCATGGGCCTTGTTGATGTACCCGCAGATAAATACTGGGGCGCACAAACTCAACGCTCGAAAGACAATTTCAAAATTGGCGAAACCCTGATGCCAACTGAGATTATTGAAGCATTCGCTATATTGAAAAAAGCAGCGGCTTTAGTAAACAATGATCTTGGAAAATTGTCAGCTGATAAAGCAAAACTTATAGCAGAGGTCTGCGATGAAATTTCCATGGGTAAGCTGGACGATCAGTTCCCACTTGTGGTTTGGCAGACCGGATCGGGCACACAAAGCAACATGAATGTCAACGAAGTCATTGCCAATCGCGGACATGTGATTGCAGGCGGAAAGCTGACTGATGAAAAGAAAACACTGCATCCAAACGACGATGTTAACAAGTCGCAGAGCAGCAATGACACCTTCCCGACGGCCATGCATATTGCAGCTTATTCCATGTTGGTGTGGCATACTATACCGGCGCTTGAAAAGCTGCGCGACGCTCTGAAAGCCAAAAGCGACGCATGGACAACCATTGTGAAAACCGGCCGAACACACTTGATGGACGCTACGCCACTTACACTCGGACAGGAATTTTCGGGTTATGTGTCGCAGCTTGATCATGGAATCCGCGCCATCAAAAATTCGTTGCTGCATCTGAGTGAACTGCCTTTGGGCGGCACCGCTGTAGGAACGGGTCTCAATGCGCCTGTCGGCTATGATGTGAAGGTGGCGGCAAAAATTGCAGAGCTCACAAAACTTCCGTTTATCACTGCGGAAAATAAATTTGAATCACTCTCGGCGCACGATGCCATTGTTGAAGCCAGTGGAGCTCTGAAGTCCGTTGCGGTGAGTCTGATGCACATTGCCAACAACATCCGGCTGCTGGCCAGCGGCCCCCGATGCGGGATCGGAGAAATATTGCTTCCGGAAAACGAACCCGGCTCATCCATCATGCCCGGCAAAGTCAATCCTACACAGCCCGAAGCAGTGACCATGGTGTGCGCACAGGTGATCGGCTGTGATGCGGCTATTACTGCAGGCGGCATGGGTGGCCACTTTCAGCTCAACGTTTTTATGCCGGTGATGATTTATAATTTCTTGTTTGCTGCCCGGCTCATCGGTGATGCGTGTCATTCATTTACCGACAATTGTGTGGTTGGTATTGAACCAAATTATGCAGCGATTCAAAAGAACATGGAAAGTTCATTGATGCTGGTGACAGCACTGAACTCGCATATCGGCTATGATAATGCGGCCATCATTGCAAAGAAAGCACACAAGGAAGGACTATCACTGCGCGAAGCCGCGATAGAATCGGGGCTTGTGACTCCCGAACAATTCGATGAATGGGTTGACCCGTCGAAGATGATATAA
- a CDS encoding arginine decarboxylase, protein MRTKYIDLIEQTFEFPQEEFKVVDNELYWNEINLMQIIEQYGTPLRISFVPSISRQIQKAKRMFNVAMAKVDYQGEYFYAYCTKSSHFAHVLEEALKNNVHLETSSAFDIHIIEQLFEEKKISQDTFIICNGFKRQQYIENISRLINAGFTNCIPVIDNKEELLEYKIKRGIKANLGLRIAAEEEPMFEFYTSRLGVRYNDILPFYNLYIRNHPNFNLKMLHFFINTGIKDSAYYWSELTKCVNVYVELKRLAPTLDTLNIGGGFPIKNSLVFDYDYEYMAEEIIAQIKNICNQNKVPEPNIFTEFGSYTVGESGAVLYSILGQKQQNDREMWNMIDSSFMTTLPDTWALNQRFILLAINHWDYDYQRIFLGGLTCDSHDYYNAEAHANAIFLPKIENNDPQYIGFFHTGAYQESLGGFGGLQHCLIPAPKHILILEDPETGEIYPKLFAKEQSYKSMLKILGY, encoded by the coding sequence ATGAGAACAAAGTACATTGACCTTATCGAACAAACATTTGAATTTCCACAGGAAGAGTTTAAAGTTGTTGATAATGAGTTGTATTGGAACGAAATTAACCTGATGCAGATTATAGAACAATACGGCACTCCGTTGCGTATTTCCTTTGTACCCAGCATCAGCCGGCAAATTCAGAAAGCCAAGCGAATGTTCAATGTTGCTATGGCGAAAGTGGATTATCAGGGAGAGTATTTTTATGCCTATTGCACCAAGAGCAGCCATTTTGCCCATGTACTTGAGGAAGCGCTGAAAAACAATGTGCATCTTGAGACCTCAAGTGCCTTCGATATTCATATTATTGAACAACTGTTTGAAGAGAAAAAAATATCGCAGGATACTTTTATAATTTGTAACGGATTCAAACGCCAGCAATACATTGAGAATATTTCCCGCCTTATCAATGCAGGCTTTACCAACTGTATTCCAGTAATTGATAATAAAGAAGAACTGCTCGAATATAAAATCAAACGGGGCATTAAAGCCAATCTGGGACTACGCATTGCGGCCGAAGAAGAACCGATGTTTGAGTTTTACACTTCAAGGCTGGGTGTGCGCTACAACGACATCCTGCCCTTCTATAATCTTTATATTCGCAATCATCCGAATTTCAATCTCAAGATGCTGCACTTCTTTATTAATACGGGAATAAAGGATTCAGCCTATTATTGGAGTGAACTTACCAAGTGTGTGAATGTGTATGTAGAACTCAAACGCCTTGCACCCACACTCGACACACTGAATATTGGCGGCGGATTTCCCATCAAAAATTCGCTGGTGTTCGACTATGACTATGAATACATGGCTGAGGAAATTATTGCGCAGATTAAAAACATCTGCAATCAGAACAAAGTTCCTGAACCAAATATTTTTACTGAATTCGGCTCCTACACTGTCGGAGAAAGCGGCGCAGTACTCTACTCCATTCTTGGACAGAAGCAGCAGAACGACCGTGAGATGTGGAATATGATCGACAGTAGCTTCATGACAACATTGCCCGATACCTGGGCGCTCAATCAGCGCTTTATTCTGCTGGCCATCAATCACTGGGATTATGATTATCAGCGAATATTTCTTGGCGGACTCACCTGCGACAGCCACGACTATTACAACGCCGAAGCACATGCCAATGCCATCTTCCTTCCTAAAATTGAAAACAACGATCCGCAATACATTGGCTTTTTTCACACCGGCGCCTATCAGGAGTCATTGGGTGGTTTTGGAGGCCTTCAGCACTGTCTGATTCCCGCGCCTAAACATATTCTTATTCTCGAAGACCCTGAAACAGGCGAAATTTATCCAAAACTATTTGCCAAAGAGCAAAGCTATAAATCCATGCTTAAAATTTTGGGCTACTGA